Proteins co-encoded in one Opitutus terrae PB90-1 genomic window:
- the gap gene encoding type I glyceraldehyde-3-phosphate dehydrogenase gives MAVKVAINGFGRIGRLVFRALVEQGLLGSTFDVVAVGDIVPADNLAYLLKYDSTQGKFNGTVSSKKSAADKAEDDVLVVNGHDIKVVSAKTPAELPWAAMGVQLVIESTGLFTAAEKAQGHITAGAKKVIISAPAKGEDITVVMGVNDDKLDVKKHNIISNASCTTNCLAPVVAVLLKEGFGVEEGLMTTVHAYTATQKTVDGPSKKDWKGGRTAAQNIIPSTTGAAKATALVLPEVKGKLTGMSLRVPVPTVSVVDLTVRTTKETSYKEICEAMKRASETYLKGILGYTTDEVVSSDFIHDKRSSIFDAGAGIELNSKFFKLVSWYDNEWGYSNRVVDLTKKIAAAL, from the coding sequence ATGGCAGTTAAAGTCGCAATCAATGGTTTCGGCCGCATCGGCCGCCTCGTTTTCCGCGCTCTCGTCGAGCAGGGGCTCCTGGGCTCCACGTTCGACGTTGTGGCCGTGGGTGATATCGTCCCCGCGGACAATCTCGCTTACCTGCTGAAATACGATTCCACGCAGGGCAAGTTCAACGGCACCGTCTCCTCCAAGAAGTCGGCCGCCGACAAGGCCGAGGACGACGTGCTCGTCGTCAACGGCCATGACATCAAGGTCGTGTCCGCCAAGACCCCGGCCGAGCTGCCGTGGGCCGCGATGGGCGTCCAGCTCGTCATCGAGTCGACCGGCCTCTTCACCGCCGCCGAAAAGGCCCAAGGCCACATCACGGCGGGCGCCAAGAAGGTCATCATCTCCGCTCCGGCGAAGGGCGAAGACATCACCGTCGTCATGGGCGTCAACGACGACAAACTCGACGTCAAGAAGCACAACATCATCTCCAACGCGTCCTGCACCACGAACTGCCTCGCGCCCGTGGTGGCCGTGCTGCTCAAGGAAGGCTTCGGCGTCGAGGAAGGTCTGATGACCACCGTCCACGCCTACACCGCCACCCAGAAGACGGTGGACGGTCCCTCCAAGAAGGATTGGAAGGGTGGCCGCACCGCCGCGCAGAACATCATTCCGTCGACGACCGGCGCCGCCAAGGCCACCGCGCTCGTGCTGCCGGAAGTGAAGGGCAAGCTCACCGGCATGTCGCTCCGCGTTCCGGTGCCGACCGTCTCCGTGGTCGATCTCACCGTGCGCACGACGAAGGAAACGTCCTACAAGGAGATCTGCGAGGCCATGAAGCGGGCCAGCGAGACCTACCTGAAGGGCATCCTCGGCTACACGACCGACGAGGTCGTCTCGAGCGACTTCATCCATGACAAGCGCTCGTCGATCTTCGACGCGGGCGCCGGCATCGAGCTCAACAGCAAATTCTTCAAGCTCGTGTCGTGGTATGACAACGAGTGGGGTTATTCGAACCGCGTCGTCGATCTCACCAAGAAGATCGCCGCAGCGCTGTAA
- a CDS encoding alpha-amylase family glycosyl hydrolase, with protein MASPGYRIIRAWLESLTSGVVELDRDWLGARPPQFSMGQQCPVLGGLAPASRRITGSAFGYRVEGNDIVFVLPELQCAGVDVERDGVYLGGDFNGWQQAVGLAEWRMQRSELEGESVLSWSGPAARFFDPAGQRFKFVTGEHQWLSVPDDAANAVRDADGNINRAIDPARTGRHLWSFVCPAPLDLAESLVIGWAAELTPPATPLVPGRFFYQLKTDLPLGALVREGETVFRLFAPRARSVTLFISPNRAGLKSPQQVPLARRPDADGRAGVWEVALNQRLHGWFYWYVIDGVREGRGAFDPTQRVLDPYALAALGREGPGIVLDRAWVGQGDRGFRTPAWQDLVIAEAHVRDLATHAPVPMTPAERRGFSGLRRWVEHPEFYLHRLGVNCVELQPVHEFDNHPHDHYHWGYMTNSFFSPESSYALDPAEGSAVRELQDLVRAFHGRGMAVLLDVVYNHVGVPPHLMFIDRLYYFEQHADGRLVDWSGCGNDLRANSAMARRLIIDSCVHMIEAYGVDGFRFDLAELLGVEVLREIEAALKRVKPDVVLIAEPWSFRAHIASRLRDTGWASWNDGFRDFLRKYVRGEGDARRMEYFLKGSPWYFAKWPAQTVNYTESHDDRTWIDMITEHHGYDGFAPTRRDVQRTHLMAALLFMSVGIPMLAAGQDFLRSKRGVSNTYLRGDLNALDYRRLFRYPGTHSYFAEWIAFRRSWLGRLVRHYERVSDAFFQFFHLDGAPAFAVVYNADRSLGPERLLFAVNPTQADLIVPLDEATAGAGWRQLANRERFINPQTPGATQPVEPALFVSALGCGLWVSDS; from the coding sequence ATGGCCTCACCCGGCTACAGGATCATCCGCGCCTGGCTCGAGTCGCTCACCTCCGGGGTGGTCGAGTTGGACCGCGACTGGCTGGGCGCGCGGCCGCCGCAGTTCTCGATGGGCCAACAGTGCCCGGTGCTCGGCGGTCTGGCGCCCGCCTCGCGGCGGATCACGGGCAGCGCCTTCGGGTATCGGGTGGAGGGCAACGACATCGTCTTCGTGCTGCCCGAACTGCAGTGCGCGGGCGTCGACGTGGAGCGCGACGGCGTCTATCTGGGCGGCGATTTCAACGGCTGGCAGCAGGCGGTCGGCTTGGCCGAGTGGCGGATGCAGCGCAGCGAACTCGAGGGAGAGTCCGTGCTCTCGTGGTCCGGACCGGCGGCGCGTTTTTTCGATCCGGCCGGACAGCGATTCAAGTTCGTCACGGGCGAGCACCAATGGCTGAGCGTGCCCGATGACGCGGCGAACGCCGTCCGCGACGCGGACGGGAACATCAATCGCGCCATCGATCCGGCACGCACGGGCCGGCACTTGTGGAGCTTCGTCTGTCCAGCGCCGCTGGATCTGGCCGAATCGCTGGTGATTGGCTGGGCGGCGGAGCTGACGCCGCCGGCGACGCCGCTGGTGCCGGGGCGGTTTTTCTACCAGCTCAAAACGGACCTGCCGCTGGGCGCGCTGGTGCGCGAGGGCGAAACGGTGTTCCGGCTGTTTGCGCCGCGAGCACGCTCGGTGACGTTGTTCATCAGCCCGAACCGCGCCGGGTTGAAGAGCCCACAGCAAGTGCCGCTGGCGCGGCGGCCGGATGCGGACGGACGCGCCGGCGTTTGGGAGGTCGCGCTGAACCAGCGGCTGCACGGCTGGTTTTACTGGTATGTGATCGACGGCGTGCGCGAGGGCCGGGGGGCGTTCGATCCGACGCAGCGCGTGCTCGATCCGTATGCGCTGGCGGCGCTCGGGCGCGAGGGGCCTGGCATCGTGCTCGATCGCGCGTGGGTGGGGCAGGGCGACCGCGGTTTCCGCACGCCCGCGTGGCAGGATCTCGTCATCGCCGAAGCGCACGTACGGGATCTCGCGACCCATGCGCCGGTGCCGATGACGCCGGCAGAGCGGCGAGGGTTCAGCGGGCTGCGGCGCTGGGTCGAGCACCCGGAATTTTATCTGCACCGGCTCGGCGTGAACTGCGTGGAGCTCCAGCCGGTCCACGAGTTCGATAACCACCCGCACGACCACTATCACTGGGGTTACATGACCAACAGCTTCTTCTCACCGGAGAGCAGCTACGCGCTCGATCCGGCGGAAGGCTCGGCGGTGCGCGAACTCCAGGATCTGGTCCGCGCGTTCCATGGCCGCGGCATGGCGGTGTTGCTGGACGTCGTCTACAATCACGTGGGCGTGCCGCCGCACCTGATGTTCATCGACCGGCTCTATTATTTCGAACAGCATGCGGACGGCCGGCTCGTCGATTGGAGCGGCTGCGGCAACGACCTGCGGGCAAACTCGGCGATGGCGCGGCGGCTGATCATCGACAGCTGCGTCCACATGATCGAAGCGTACGGCGTCGACGGTTTCCGCTTCGATCTGGCGGAGCTGCTCGGCGTGGAGGTGTTGCGCGAAATCGAGGCGGCGCTCAAGCGCGTGAAACCCGACGTGGTGCTCATCGCGGAGCCGTGGAGTTTTCGCGCCCACATCGCGAGCCGGTTGCGCGACACGGGCTGGGCCTCGTGGAACGACGGCTTCCGCGATTTCCTGCGCAAATACGTGCGGGGCGAGGGCGATGCCCGCCGGATGGAGTATTTCCTTAAAGGCTCGCCCTGGTATTTCGCGAAATGGCCGGCGCAGACGGTGAACTACACCGAGTCGCACGACGACCGCACGTGGATCGACATGATCACGGAGCATCACGGCTACGACGGCTTTGCGCCGACCCGCCGCGACGTGCAGCGCACCCACTTGATGGCGGCGCTGTTGTTCATGTCGGTGGGGATTCCGATGCTCGCGGCCGGACAGGATTTCCTCCGTTCGAAGCGTGGCGTGAGCAACACCTACCTGCGCGGCGATCTCAACGCGCTCGATTACCGGCGGCTGTTCCGCTATCCCGGAACGCACAGCTATTTCGCGGAGTGGATCGCGTTTCGCCGGAGCTGGCTGGGCCGGCTGGTGCGGCACTACGAGCGCGTGAGCGACGCGTTCTTTCAATTCTTCCATCTCGACGGCGCCCCGGCGTTCGCCGTCGTCTACAACGCGGATCGCTCGCTCGGCCCGGAACGCCTGCTGTTCGCCGTCAACCCGACGCAAGCGGATCTCATCGTGCCGCTGGACGAAGCGACCGCTGGCGCCGGCTGGCGCCAGCTGGCCAACCGCGAGCGGTTCATCAATCCGCAGACGCCGGGCGCGACGCAACCGGTCGAGCCCGCATTGTTCGTGAGTGCGCTTGGCTGTGGGCTTTGGGTAAGTGACAGTTGA
- a CDS encoding alkaline phosphatase family protein, giving the protein MTLSLFRRPRLLAWGSVFLLALTAAAARSAALPQRPIPAIEYVMVVSIDGMRPDVALLADTPTLHALVREGAYTFWAKTTAVSITLPSHVSMLTGVTPGRHGIMWNKELPFAEPVYPAVPTIMELATRAGYTTALVAGKPKFAALNKPGTITYSWIQPKTATDAQVATAAVEIIEQHQPAFLMVHFPAVDGVGHDFGWGSPEQRERLEQTDREFKRVLDALDRTNLRAKTLVLVTADHGGTGLTHGAEDPRSRHIPWIVAGPGVRRFYDLTRVENLEVRTEDTFATVAYLLGLPLPEKIDGKPVRAAFTDAR; this is encoded by the coding sequence ATGACGCTGTCATTGTTCCGTCGCCCGCGGTTGCTGGCGTGGGGATCCGTTTTCCTGCTGGCGCTCACTGCGGCGGCCGCGCGTTCCGCGGCGCTGCCTCAACGACCGATCCCGGCGATCGAGTACGTGATGGTCGTGAGCATCGACGGCATGCGCCCCGATGTGGCGCTGCTCGCCGACACGCCGACGTTGCACGCGCTGGTGCGCGAGGGCGCCTATACGTTCTGGGCGAAGACCACCGCAGTTTCGATCACGCTGCCGTCGCACGTCAGCATGCTGACCGGCGTGACGCCGGGTCGGCATGGGATCATGTGGAACAAGGAGCTGCCGTTCGCGGAACCGGTTTATCCCGCCGTACCCACGATCATGGAACTGGCGACGCGGGCCGGCTACACGACGGCGCTGGTCGCGGGCAAACCGAAGTTCGCGGCGCTGAACAAGCCCGGCACGATCACCTATTCGTGGATCCAGCCGAAAACGGCGACCGACGCGCAGGTGGCAACAGCGGCGGTGGAAATCATCGAACAGCATCAGCCGGCGTTTCTGATGGTGCATTTCCCGGCGGTGGACGGGGTGGGGCACGATTTTGGCTGGGGTTCGCCGGAACAGCGGGAGCGCCTCGAGCAGACCGATCGCGAGTTCAAACGCGTGTTGGACGCGCTCGACCGTACGAATCTGCGCGCGAAGACGCTGGTGCTGGTGACGGCCGATCACGGCGGCACGGGTCTCACGCATGGCGCGGAAGATCCGCGCAGTCGGCATATTCCCTGGATCGTCGCCGGACCGGGCGTGCGCCGATTTTACGACCTGACTCGCGTCGAAAACCTGGAGGTGCGCACCGAGGACACGTTCGCCACGGTCGCTTATCTGCTGGGCCTCCCGCTTCCCGAAAAGATCGACGGCAAGCCGGTGAGAGCGGCGTTTACGGACGCGCGATAG